TATGAAAACACGGCATCCTGTTTTATCACTTAAACGGCGGTATCGGCATCCAGTGCCTGTGCCAGCAGGGTTATCGGATGCTGACAGCTTTTACTGGTGGACATCTCAATTTGCCATTTACAGGTTTCACAGTCGGTGACGACAAGATCGACGCCGCTCTCTTCAATCTGCTGGAATAGCGGCGCACCTATCGCCTGTGAGGTGGCGTAGTTTTCCGATTTAAAGCCATAAGTCCCGGCGATGCCACAACACTGCGAATCGAGCACTGTCAGCTGTAATCCGGGAATTTGTCGTAGCAATTCGAGGGTATACAGTGACCAGCCCATTTTTTCCATATGACAGGGGGTATGATAGGCCACCTTCAGCGGCAGTGATCGCAAGGGCAGTTGACGTCCACTATTCAGCAGACGCCAGATCCAGCGGGTAGCCAGCTCAATACGATCACGGACATCGCCGTTATCGACATCCAGCACATCCGGATATTCATCACGCAGTGTAAAGGTACAGGTGGATGAGGTGGTAATGATCGGTAACCCGCTATCGCGCATCGTGGTGATATTATGCTCTGCCTGGCGACGTGCCCGGCGGGCGAAGCCGTTGGCTATCAGCGGTACACCACAACATTTTTCCTTGCTTAACAGTTGTACGCCAACCCCGAGGGCATTGAGTACACGAACCAGGTGCAGACCCAGGGACGGGTTATTGTAATTGACATAGCAGCCATGAAAAAAGGCGACCTGTTCAGCAAATTGTGCCTGGCTGGGAAGCTGACGGCGGTAAAGCTGGCGAAATGTTCCCGCGCTGTATTTTGGCAAAGTGCGCCGATGATCGATATGGAGTGTCTTGTCAAGCAACCGGCGCACCGGCTGGAGTCCGGTGATGGTATTGACCAGCGGGGCGAACGGAACCGAGAGCGTCCCCATCAGATCGGTGTGACTGAGCAGGGCATCGCGTAGTGTCGGTTTTTTCTGACTGTACTGGATACGCGCACGCTGAATGATATCACCAATTTTGACATCTGAGGGGCAGGCCACTTCGCAACGTTTGCAGTTAATACAGTACTTCAGGGCATCATCATACAAGGTTGCGTCTTTCAGGCGCAGGCGTTCGCCATCCGGGCCCGCCTGCTTCGGCCCCGGATAGAGCGGATTAACCCGGCTGACCGGGCAGCAGGTGGTACAGACCGTACATTTGATGCAGTTTTCAAAATGGTTCTCGCTCATTACGCATCCCCGATAAGTTTATGGATCTGTTGTGCGACATGACGTGCGGTGACCGCACATACTCCCCCACCGCATCCTGACTGAATCGCGTCATAGCCGCCCAGCAGCGAACCGATGGCATACAGATTATTTAACGGTTGCCCCTTGTGCAGCGGGCGCAGGCAGGCGTCGGTTTTCAGACCGAAATGTTGCCAGGGTTGCGAAGCAAAAAAGTCGTTCTGATACCACTCGCGACGTGGGGTGTGATCGATCAGTTCGAGATCGAGGATCGGTTCGCGAATATCATCCTGACTGGCGATCAGCCCATTGCTGAAGAAACGGCCGCTGGCCAGCACGGTAAAACGGGGACAGAGCGGAATATCACCCTGCAGCAGGGTATGGATCGCAGTCACTGCACCCTCCTGATGACTGATTTGGGTGACCTCATCGCCCATCAGCCAGGTACCGCCACCGGCGATAAAGTAACGTCGCAGCTGGTTGTGCTGGCGTATTCCAGGCACTGACGGTGGCAGAGTGGGGAGCAGGCGTAACGGGCACGGTAAGCGCTCTTGTAACCAGTTGTATAAGCTGTTATCCGCCAGGCCGAAGCAGGCAGGGACGATCAGCAGATCACGGTTTTGCGCCAGCAGCTGAAGGGCGGTCAGCAGGGCGGGCCAGTGTTCTTGCTGATCAAGTAGCCTGGCGATATTGACTGAACGAAACTCACTCGGATTTTCGCGCAGTCTGTCCAGTACCGGCAGACTTATCTCTTCCGCCTGCGCATCATAACCTTGCTGCCTGAGCGAATCCGCCACCATTGCAGGCTGGAAGTCGGCAAAGCCGCTGATGCCGATAACACTAATGCTGCGCGCAGATAACGGCATTACCGGCACTTCCAGCGGGGAGAGCCAGGCTGGGCGCAGGGTGCCTAAGGGAGTCATGCGAGCATGGGGTTGATAGGCGTGTCCCTGCATCATGATGCCGCAGCTGGCCAGCAGCGCTTCGGTTTGCAGCGCATAATTGAGCACGTTATCGGTGCCCAGTTTCGCGTAGGGGTGATCCGGACAGGCGCTGATCAGGCGGCTGATCGCATCAGCGACATCCGTGACCGGCTCGCCATCAGGCAGGGTTGTCAGCAGATCCAGCGAGCCTGAAGAGAAATGTAATGCACTTTCACCACGACTGATTATCACGCAACGCCGTCCCGCCTGGTTGAGCGAGATGCCGCATAAGAGTCCCGCGAAGCCACCGCCGATAATGGCGCAATCAAATTTCATCCTGATCCTCCTTTTGTAATCCACACAACGCAAGATAGACCCAGCGGGTGAGTTCGCTTTCACGCAGTGCATCGCCCCAGGCGACAGGTTGTATCCCTTTCCAGCGTTCGTTAAGAAAGGTCGCCAGTTGATGGCGTGACTGAGCCGGGGTGGTGACATTGAGGCGTTGCAGCAACCCGGCGGCACGGCAGGCGCAGAGTTCGCCCTGGCAGGTGCCCATACCGATGCGTGTCCGGCGACGCAGATCGAGCAGATTAGTGGCCGCCAGGTTTTCCACCGCATATTGAACTTCCCCGGCCGTGACCGCTTCGCATTCGCAAATCAGACTGCGATGTAAACGGTTATCCCCCAGCCATGCGGGCGTGCGGTCGCCGTGGCGATAGACTGCAGAGCCACGCAGTGAAGCAGGTAATGAGATGATTTTTTTTATTGTCGCTTCCGGCGAATCTGCGGAGCCGGGCAGCGGTCTCTCAGCGGTAGTACAGGGGGCGGTGATCGCCAGTTTGCGGCAGATAGCGTCGGTTGCCCATTCGGCCATTAATCGATAAGTCATTAATTTTCCGCCAGTAATAGTAATAAATCCCTCCATACCATCACGTTCAGCGTGATCGAGCAGCACAATCCCCCGGCTGACACTACGCCCGGTGGGGTCATTATCGCTGGCAACCAGCGGCCGGACACCGGAGTAAGCCCGCAGTATCCGCGTGCGGCCCAGTACCGGCGCCAGCTTTTCACCCTCCCGTAGCAAAATATCGACTTCCTCCGGTGTTACCCGATTATCATCAATTTCGTTGTCGTCAATATGCAGGGAAGTGGTGCCAATCAGGGAGATGGTATCGCCAGGGACAAGAATGTCGGCATCGGCCGGTTTACGGCAGCGGTTGATCACCTGACGATTAATCCGGTGTTCAAGGATCAGGAGCGATCCCTTGGCCGGGAACATGGCGACCCGTAAATCAGCGTATTCGGCGATGCGTTGCCCCCAGATCCCGGCCGCGTTGACCACCACGCTAGCATATATTTCACGGCTTTCGCCTTGTTGATGGTGGTAAAAACGGACGCCACAGACCCGATCGCCCTGGCGGATCAGACCTGTCACTTCGCAGCCGGTCAGCAGGGTTGCGCCATGCTCTCTGGCATCGAGGATGTTAGCAGAGGTCAGACGAAAAGGGTCGATCGTGCCATCGGGAACCTGAACCGCCCCCGTCAGAGTCGGATTGACGGCCGGTTCCAGCTGCCGCGCTTCATCGGGGGAGAGCTGACGGGTGCTGATCCCGGCTTGCTGGCAGGCGGTGATAAATTTTTGCTGCCAGGCGAGATCATCTTCAGGCAGGGTAATAAACAGGCCGTTGGTTGGCTCCACACAGTGACGGGCAATGCGACGCAGGATTTGATTTTCGCTGATACACTCCCGTGCTGATTCGCTGTCTGTTACCGCATAACGGGCACCGCTATGTAACAAGCCATGATTACGCCCGGTTGCGCCTGTCGCGATATCATGACGTTCCAGCAGGGTGACACGCAGTCCGCGTAATGCGCAGTCGCGCGCGATCCCGGCACCGGTTGCCCCCCCGCCGATAACGATGACATCACATTGATGGCTACCTGTCATCTGCTGTTCTCCCCATTTTCGTTTTCCATCATTTGAACACAGAAGTTGGTGATTTTGTTTGATTACGAATATTTTTCAGTAATTTTTAGCTGCTTTATGTGATTTTGCGCGCAAAATAGATTAATTGTCTTGTTTTTGTTACAAATTTTGCATTAATTCACAGTATTAACCGAGAGGCTTCTTTAGGATTGCGCGGCATCAGTAGTGAGCAGTGAAATGATATTTTTAGTCTGCCAACAGAAGAGGCCCCGGAGGCTGTAATGCTAACAATTTTTAAACCTGAGCCACATAAAGCACGTTTAGCGGAAGAGAAAATCGATCCGTTATATCGACGTCTTCGCTGGCAAATCTTTATCGGTATCTTTTTTGGTTATGCGGCGTACTATCTGGTACGCAAGAATTTTGCCCTCGCAATCCCTTACCTGATAGAGCAGGGGTTTTCGCGTGGTGATCTCGGTTTTGCGCTTTCGGCTATCTCGATTGCTTATGGCATCTCGAAATTTGTTATGGGCTCGATCTCTGATCGCTCGAATCCGCGTGTTTTCCTGCCTGCCGGATTAATCCTCGCGGCGTCAGTGATGCTGATAATGGGCTTTGTGCCGTGGGCGACATCCAGTATCTCCGTGATGTTTGTGCTGTTGTTTCTCTGTGGCTGGTTCCAGGGGATGGGCTGGCCGCCTTGTGGACGGACGATGGTTCACTGGTGGTCGCAGAAAGAGCGTGGTGGCATCGTGTCGGTATGGAACTGCGCCCATAATGTGGGCGGTGGTATTCCGCCATTGCTGTTCCTGCTGGGAATGGCCTGGTTCCATGACTGGCATGCGGCACTGTATATGCCGGCTTTTGGGGCGATTTTACTGGCGATATTCGCTTTCTTTATGATGCGCGATACTCCGCAATCCTGCGGTCTGCCACCGATTGAAGAGTATAAAAATGATTATCCCAGCGACTATAGCGAAAAAGATGAACAGGAGCTGACCGCCAGACAGATCTTCTATCAGTATATTTTACCGAACAAGCTGCTGTGGTATATCGCACTGGCGAATGTGTTTGTCTACCTCCTGCGCTACGGCATCCTCGACTGGTCACCGACTTACCTGAAAGAGGTGAAGCATTTCTCGCTGGATACCTCCTCATGGGCCTATTTTCTGTACGAATATGCCGGGATACCCGGAACACTGATTTGCGGCTGGATGTCAGATAAAGTCTTTAAGGGAAACCGGGGTGCCACCGGGGTGTTCTTTATGACCCTGGTGACTATCGCCACCATTGTTTTCTGGTTCAATCCGCCGGGTAATCCGACCGTGGATATGGTCTGTATGATTGTGATCGGTTTCCTGATTTATGGCCCCGTCATGCTGATTGGTTTGCATGCGCTGGAGCTGGCACCGAAGAAGGCGGCAGGGACAGCGGCAGGTTTTACCGGTCTGTTTGGTTATCTGGGAGGATCGGTAGCAGCCAGTGCAATAGTGGGATATACCGTCGATCTTTTTGGCTGGGATGGCGGCTTTATGATCATGGTGGGTGGTAGCGTTCTGTCGGTATTGCTATTGATTGTGGTCATGATCGGCGAACGACGCCATCAGCAAGTGAAACATGTATAAGGAAGGAATATGAAAACGACCTTAACAGCTCTGATGAGTAGCGTTTTACTGGCAGGTTCGGTATGGAGTGCGACGGCTTTCGCCGCCGATAAGATTGTGATTGCCCATCGTGGCGCCAGCGGTTATTTGCCGGAACATACCTTACCGGCGAAAGCGATGGCCTATGCGCAGGGGGCGGATTATCTTGAGCAGGATCTGGTGATGAGCAAGGACGATCATCTGGTGGTGTTACATGATCACTACCTTGATCGCGTCACTGATGTGGCGCAACGTTTTCCGCAACGCGCCCGTGCCGATGGTCGCTATTACGCGATTGATTTTACCCTTGCCGAGATGAAGTCGCTGAAATTCAGCGAAGGGTTTGAGCCAAAAGCGGGTCATAATGAGCAGATTTTTCCCGGCCGTTTTCCAATGGGAAAATCAGATTTTCGTATTCACACTTTTGAAGAAGAGCTGGAGTTTATTCAGGGGCTGAATCATTCCACCGGGAAAAATATCGGTATCTACCCGGAAATCAAAGCGCCGTGGTTTCACCATCAGGAGGGCAAAGATATCAGCACTCAGGTATTACAGGTGTTGAAAAAGTACGGTTATACCACGAAGCAGGATAAAGTTTATCTGCAATGCTTTGATGCCGATGAGCTGAAGCGCATCCGTAATGAACTGGAACCTAAAATGGGGATGGATCTGAATCTGGTGCAGCTTATCGCTTATACTAAATGGAATGAAACTCAGCAGCGTCAGGCGGATGGTACATGGGTGAATTACAGCTATGACTGGATGTTGCAGCCCGGAGCAATGAAGCAGATTGCGCAGTATGCCGATGGCATCGGGCCAGATTACCATATGCTGGTGGTGAAAGGAGCCAAACCCGGTCAGGTGACGCTGACATCGATGGTAAAAGAGGCGCATCAGCAGCATCTGATGGTACATCCTTATACCGTGCGCGCTGATAAGTTGCCAGCGTATGTCACCGACGTTAATCAGCTTTTCGATCTGCTATACAATCAGGCTGATGTCGATGGCTTATTCAGTGATTTTCCGGATAAAGCGGTGCAGTTTTTGCAGCAATCAAAATCGTCGCATTGATCAGTAAGAGTTCGAAGATTATCCGCGCTCGCAGGCGCGGATAATTTTTTACAGGAGGTGATTTCAGGAGCTTTTGCGTAAACCCCGTGTCTGTCTTGATGTTTAAAAAATATGCTATATACTCATCATCAAAATATTCTGGGGGGGGGGTATGTCAGCACCAGCAAAAGAAAAAGGGTCATGTATTCAACGTGTTTATCATGTTGTATAATCACTCTTTTTAACAGGTGCGCCAGATGGCTAAAATTGATGTAACATGCCCGTTTTGTCAACAAACTGAACCCGTTAAAAAGCATGGTCTGGGCAAAGCTGGATTTCAGCGCTATCGCTGTCAGTCATGCTGCCGTACTTTCCAGGTCGATTACGCTTACCGTGCCTGCCTGCCCGGCATGAAAGAACAAATTGTTGACCTTGCCATGAATAATGCCGGTATCCGCGATACCGCAAGGACTCTGCATATCAGCATTAATGCCGTTGTCCGCACTTTAAAAAACTCGCCCCACGATGTGTAACCACGTTTCCGCTGGATAATCAGCAAATCCAGCTTATCTGTGAAGTGGATGAGATGTGGTCTTTTGTCGGCAGTAAAAAGCAGCAACGCTGGCTGTGGTATGCATGGGAGCCTCGCCTCACACGAATTATTGCTCATACTTTTGGACGCAGAAGCAAAAAGACACTGCGCAGGTTACTGAAATTATTGTCAGGTTTTAATGTTGCCTTCTGGTGTACAGATAACTTCAGTGCTTATGATCTGCTGCCGGATGAAAAACATATCAGGGGTAAGCTTTATACACAGCGGATTGAACGGGAAAACCTGAATTTGCGTAACCGATTAAAGCGACTGAATCGTAAGACTCTGGGGTACTCAAAATCTTTTGAAATGCATGACAGGATCATTGGTACTTTTATTGAGCGCGAATATTATGTTTGAGACGAGATAAATACATTGGATACATCACCTGGTTATCACCCTGTGAAAAATTAGTCTGCGGACTATGGAGTGATTTGCTGCCCTCTTACCACATGACACTTTCCAGGTAGCATACTGCGTAAAAAAGGCCTTTATCCAGAGCAACTGACGCAGTGGAAGCAGGGCTTTTACTGACCTCCTCGCCAGGTGATAGGGTGGCTGTGAAACAGAGTCAGAAAGAACCTCTGATTGTTAGTAAAAAGAAAATCGAACCAGCTTTACCAGCAGAAGAGTATGGCTTCGAGTGGTTTTTAATGAACGAGGGTAAACGACTGAAGAGGAATAACCCATTGACATAAATGCAAAAAGCAGACGTCAATGACGTCTGCTTTCTTTAATCTGGCTCCTCTGACTGGACTCGAACCAGTGACATACGGATTAACAGTCCGCCGTTCTACCGACTGAACTACAGAGGAATCGTTTCGACGAGGCGCATACTACTGGCCTTATAATTTTGTGTCAATACTAAAATTAACTTACTGATCTGAACGTTTAAAATTAAGCCATTTCGTTATTTTTATGTACTATTACCTGACGATGATGCTAAACACCTGGCCCAGTAAGCTATTTTAGTTGCCATTTTGGCCCTGGGCCGTACCCGAAATCCTCACGTATTACCTGTACGCTGCGGCTGTTCCGCGCTGCCCGTGCCCAGACTAGCTGCGCCAATAACGTCTGGTGATACAGCTATACGTGTATGGTGTTAACAGTTTATCAAGATCGGAAACGCGCATATTGCTCGTAAAATAATCATACGGAAAAAAATCAGTCATCAGGACTGTGAAGCTGCGAAAAAAACTGACATTATAGCAACCCTGTTACGGAGAGATGCCGGAGCGGCTGAACGGACCGGTCTCGAAAACCGGAGTAGGGGCAACTCTACCGGGGGTTCAAATCCCCCTCTCTCCGCCATTTAAAAACCTGTCCTACCCATTATGTTTAGTATTGGGGTCGTTAGCTGCTGTAAAGCTGATGAACCGTGGTTGTAGGTTGTATAAGGTTATTTCTAAAACAGTTACTAAGCGCCTCGCCCGTCATATCATTTTACTGGCCATTCTGGCCCTGGACCGTCCCCAAAATCCTTATCCACTGCATTACGCTGCGGTTTCTTCGTGCAGTCGGTGTCCAGATGGGCTGCGGCAATAACACCTGCTGGAATAGCGCTAATTTAAACGTCGGCGTAGAAAAATCACTCTTGTGATATAAATATGAGTTATTTAAATTTTTAGTTTAATATACTGAAATCGTGCCTGTTTATTAGAATATTATTCTAATGTTATCGCAAAGTAACAATTAAATAAAATCTGCCATTCATCACATTTCAGATAAATATATTGGTTTTTAAGATTTGATTTTTCTAGAATGCCAGTCTTTCAATAAAAAGGGTATTAACTATGAGAAAAGTAGCATTATGTGCTCTTGCCTTTTTATTCATTGGGGTGTATGGGAAAGTTGTGATCGCCAGTGAAAAAAGTCAGGAACAACAAACATCAGTCATATTAGCCGACGGGAACTGGGATAATTTTAACAAAAAGAAACTGGATAATTTTTTGCTTGAGGCACAAAATCGTCCTGAACACTCAAGCTATGCTATTTTTGATTTCGACAACACGACGGCTTTTCTTGATATAGAAGAGGCGATATTGGTTTACCAGCTTGAGAATCTTCGATTCTCTATGACCCCGGATGTATTCCGCACGGTAATTTATAAAGATATACCAAAAATCAGTTTTAAATCAAAATATAATAATCTTGAAAACCACGCTGTCAATATAGATGCAGTTGGCGCGGATATTCTTGATAGCTATACGTGGTTATATAATAATTATGAAGGCTTTCAGGGTGGACTCTCGTTGAGTGAAATAAAACAAACCGCCCATTATAAAAACTTTATTGTCAAGATGCGCTATTTGTATGATGCCATTGGAGGCTCTTTCGAGCATAGGGTATCCTATCCGTGGGTAACATATCTTTTCTGCGGCATGTCGAAAGACGAAGTGGCTAAGCTGGCTGAAGATACCATTCAGTGGCAAAGCCAGCAGCCGATTGAGAAGGTCGTATGGCAAAGTCCGGATAGTCTCGCGGGGCAGGCTGGTGTGGTGAAAACAGTATGGAAAAATGGTTTCAGACTAATCCCTGAAATGCAGGATCTGTATAAAAAACTACAACAAGCTGGTGTCGATGTGTATGTGGTTTCCGCTTCAGCATTAGATGTTATCAAGGCGATAATGATGCAGGAAAAATATGGTTTCTCTATCCCGGCTTCTCATATCTATGCGATGCATCCTTTGTATGATCAAGAGGGAAAATTGACTTCCAGTCTTGATTCTTTCTATCCCCAGACTCAGGGTAAGGGTAAAACAGAAACCATCAATAAATTTATCCGAATAAATTATAACAACAAAGGCCCCGGACTAGTTTGTGGTGATAGCGAAGGCGACCAGAATATGATGTCAGATTTTGATGATACCCGTCTGGTTTTGATTATAAATCGATTGCAGTCACCGCAAAGCATTATTGGTAAACTTTCCGCTCAGGCTGTTCATGATTATAAAAAGGATACGGCAAAAATATTGTTACAGGGACGTAATGAAAATAAAGGAGAGTTTTTACTGTCACAAGGGACTATTTTATCTGGCACTGACAAACCCGTTCTTTTGCCATAAATAAACAGTTTTATCTTTAATACCTGATTCACCAGGACTATTTTGCTGGTTATTTCAGAGCAGGGCAATTACTTATACGCCAGTTATCAGCTATGATTTATCTACCCTGCCTGTACACAGGGAATGCCAGTGATGTCAGTCCACAGTGTGAAAAATAGCGTATACTAACAGCCAGGCTCTAATTCACACCGATAATTTAAGACGCTGGAGTTATGATGGATGTCCATGACAATACCACTCGTAGTAAAAATATGCGTGCTATTGGCCATCGTGATACAGCGATTGAAAAACGTCTTGCAATGCTGCTCACGCAAGCCGGATTTTTGTTTACTACCCAGGAGAGTACGTTGCCTGGTCGCCCTGATTTTGTTGTACCACAGTACCGCTGTATCATTTTTGCCCACGGTTGCTTCTGGCATCATCACCATTGCTATTTATTTAAAGTGCCAGCAACCCGCACTCGTTTCTGGTTAGATAAAATCGGCAGTAATGTTATCCGCGATAATCGTAATATTGCATTATTACGGACGGCAGGGTGGCGGGTGCTGATCGTGTGGGAATGTGCATTACGTGGACGCCTTAAGCTCAGTGACAAGGCATTGGCTGAACGTCTGGAAGAATGGATTTGTAGTGGTGATGGCTGTGCGCAGATCGATACTCAGGGTATTGGCGAGTATCAGATAACGTCCTGTTAACTTTTGTCTGTTTAATCATTGGTATCGTGAATATAACTTGCCACGTAAGATAATTAAAAGTAATGTTTTATCTGCATCAGATCCCTGATGTAGTGATTTTCAAATGCTTTTTATATTTTCCCGGCGGGGTATCAGCCGGGATTTTTTTGGTCTGTGTGACGGCGATCCGGGCGTCACAGCCGGGGCTGTGCTGAAGCTGGTTTTGTTCTACACTGGCTGAAAAAAGAGGAGATAAGATATGCAGGTCAATGATCGCGTGACAGTGAAAACCGGTGATGGTCCACGCCGAATCGGTGTTGTGCTGGCGGTTGAGCCTTTTAATGAAGGGACGATGTACCTGGTTTCATTGCAGGACTATCCATTGGGGATCTGGTTTTTTAATGAAAAGAACCATCCGGATGGCATTTTTGTTGAGAAAGCAGAGTCATGAATTAACGATCAGTCGTGACCGCAGAGGTAACGCTTTTTGATGGCTATTGTGCTACCGAACGTGCCTGTCTGTTTCGTTGTTGCCAACTCAGCTTTTCAGTTATTTTGATAATATTTATCACTGTTA
The sequence above is drawn from the Enterobacteriaceae bacterium ESL0689 genome and encodes:
- the glpC gene encoding anaerobic glycerol-3-phosphate dehydrogenase subunit GlpC, with the protein product MSENHFENCIKCTVCTTCCPVSRVNPLYPGPKQAGPDGERLRLKDATLYDDALKYCINCKRCEVACPSDVKIGDIIQRARIQYSQKKPTLRDALLSHTDLMGTLSVPFAPLVNTITGLQPVRRLLDKTLHIDHRRTLPKYSAGTFRQLYRRQLPSQAQFAEQVAFFHGCYVNYNNPSLGLHLVRVLNALGVGVQLLSKEKCCGVPLIANGFARRARRQAEHNITTMRDSGLPIITTSSTCTFTLRDEYPDVLDVDNGDVRDRIELATRWIWRLLNSGRQLPLRSLPLKVAYHTPCHMEKMGWSLYTLELLRQIPGLQLTVLDSQCCGIAGTYGFKSENYATSQAIGAPLFQQIEESGVDLVVTDCETCKWQIEMSTSKSCQHPITLLAQALDADTAV
- a CDS encoding very short patch repair endonuclease, producing the protein MMDVHDNTTRSKNMRAIGHRDTAIEKRLAMLLTQAGFLFTTQESTLPGRPDFVVPQYRCIIFAHGCFWHHHHCYLFKVPATRTRFWLDKIGSNVIRDNRNIALLRTAGWRVLIVWECALRGRLKLSDKALAERLEEWICSGDGCAQIDTQGIGEYQITSC
- a CDS encoding IS1 family transposase (programmed frameshift), with product MAKIDVTCPFCQQTEPVKKHGLGKAGFQRYRCQSCCRTFQVDYAYRACLPGMKEQIVDLAMNNAGIRDTARTLHISINAVVRTFKKLAPRCVTTFPLDNQQIQLICEVDEMWSFVGSKKQQRWLWYAWEPRLTRIIAHTFGRRSKKTLRRLLKLLSGFNVAFWCTDNFSAYDLLPDEKHIRGKLYTQRIERENLNLRNRLKRLNRKTLGYSKSFEMHDRIIGTFIEREYYV
- a CDS encoding haloacid dehalogenase-like hydrolase is translated as MRKVALCALAFLFIGVYGKVVIASEKSQEQQTSVILADGNWDNFNKKKLDNFLLEAQNRPEHSSYAIFDFDNTTAFLDIEEAILVYQLENLRFSMTPDVFRTVIYKDIPKISFKSKYNNLENHAVNIDAVGADILDSYTWLYNNYEGFQGGLSLSEIKQTAHYKNFIVKMRYLYDAIGGSFEHRVSYPWVTYLFCGMSKDEVAKLAEDTIQWQSQQPIEKVVWQSPDSLAGQAGVVKTVWKNGFRLIPEMQDLYKKLQQAGVDVYVVSASALDVIKAIMMQEKYGFSIPASHIYAMHPLYDQEGKLTSSLDSFYPQTQGKGKTETINKFIRINYNNKGPGLVCGDSEGDQNMMSDFDDTRLVLIINRLQSPQSIIGKLSAQAVHDYKKDTAKILLQGRNENKGEFLLSQGTILSGTDKPVLLP
- the dsrB gene encoding protein DsrB, producing the protein MQVNDRVTVKTGDGPRRIGVVLAVEPFNEGTMYLVSLQDYPLGIWFFNEKNHPDGIFVEKAES
- the glpT gene encoding glycerol-3-phosphate transporter translates to MLTIFKPEPHKARLAEEKIDPLYRRLRWQIFIGIFFGYAAYYLVRKNFALAIPYLIEQGFSRGDLGFALSAISIAYGISKFVMGSISDRSNPRVFLPAGLILAASVMLIMGFVPWATSSISVMFVLLFLCGWFQGMGWPPCGRTMVHWWSQKERGGIVSVWNCAHNVGGGIPPLLFLLGMAWFHDWHAALYMPAFGAILLAIFAFFMMRDTPQSCGLPPIEEYKNDYPSDYSEKDEQELTARQIFYQYILPNKLLWYIALANVFVYLLRYGILDWSPTYLKEVKHFSLDTSSWAYFLYEYAGIPGTLICGWMSDKVFKGNRGATGVFFMTLVTIATIVFWFNPPGNPTVDMVCMIVIGFLIYGPVMLIGLHALELAPKKAAGTAAGFTGLFGYLGGSVAASAIVGYTVDLFGWDGGFMIMVGGSVLSVLLLIVVMIGERRHQQVKHV
- the glpA gene encoding anaerobic glycerol-3-phosphate dehydrogenase subunit A; this encodes MTGSHQCDVIVIGGGATGAGIARDCALRGLRVTLLERHDIATGATGRNHGLLHSGARYAVTDSESARECISENQILRRIARHCVEPTNGLFITLPEDDLAWQQKFITACQQAGISTRQLSPDEARQLEPAVNPTLTGAVQVPDGTIDPFRLTSANILDAREHGATLLTGCEVTGLIRQGDRVCGVRFYHHQQGESREIYASVVVNAAGIWGQRIAEYADLRVAMFPAKGSLLILEHRINRQVINRCRKPADADILVPGDTISLIGTTSLHIDDNEIDDNRVTPEEVDILLREGEKLAPVLGRTRILRAYSGVRPLVASDNDPTGRSVSRGIVLLDHAERDGMEGFITITGGKLMTYRLMAEWATDAICRKLAITAPCTTAERPLPGSADSPEATIKKIISLPASLRGSAVYRHGDRTPAWLGDNRLHRSLICECEAVTAGEVQYAVENLAATNLLDLRRRTRIGMGTCQGELCACRAAGLLQRLNVTTPAQSRHQLATFLNERWKGIQPVAWGDALRESELTRWVYLALCGLQKEDQDEI
- the glpB gene encoding glycerol-3-phosphate dehydrogenase subunit GlpB → MKFDCAIIGGGFAGLLCGISLNQAGRRCVIISRGESALHFSSGSLDLLTTLPDGEPVTDVADAISRLISACPDHPYAKLGTDNVLNYALQTEALLASCGIMMQGHAYQPHARMTPLGTLRPAWLSPLEVPVMPLSARSISVIGISGFADFQPAMVADSLRQQGYDAQAEEISLPVLDRLRENPSEFRSVNIARLLDQQEHWPALLTALQLLAQNRDLLIVPACFGLADNSLYNWLQERLPCPLRLLPTLPPSVPGIRQHNQLRRYFIAGGGTWLMGDEVTQISHQEGAVTAIHTLLQGDIPLCPRFTVLASGRFFSNGLIASQDDIREPILDLELIDHTPRREWYQNDFFASQPWQHFGLKTDACLRPLHKGQPLNNLYAIGSLLGGYDAIQSGCGGGVCAVTARHVAQQIHKLIGDA
- the glpQ gene encoding glycerophosphodiester phosphodiesterase, whose translation is MKTTLTALMSSVLLAGSVWSATAFAADKIVIAHRGASGYLPEHTLPAKAMAYAQGADYLEQDLVMSKDDHLVVLHDHYLDRVTDVAQRFPQRARADGRYYAIDFTLAEMKSLKFSEGFEPKAGHNEQIFPGRFPMGKSDFRIHTFEEELEFIQGLNHSTGKNIGIYPEIKAPWFHHQEGKDISTQVLQVLKKYGYTTKQDKVYLQCFDADELKRIRNELEPKMGMDLNLVQLIAYTKWNETQQRQADGTWVNYSYDWMLQPGAMKQIAQYADGIGPDYHMLVVKGAKPGQVTLTSMVKEAHQQHLMVHPYTVRADKLPAYVTDVNQLFDLLYNQADVDGLFSDFPDKAVQFLQQSKSSH